The following are encoded in a window of Streptomyces sp. 11x1 genomic DNA:
- a CDS encoding riboflavin synthase, whose translation MFTGIVEELGEVTAVENLGDSSRFRLRGAVVTQGAKHGDSIAVNGVCLTVVEHEDDWFTADVMAETLERSSLGALAVGSRVNLERPMAVGERLGGHIVQGHVDGTGQVIERKPSENWEIVKISLPADLTRYVVEKGSITVDGISLTVVDAGPDYFTVSLIPTTLDLTTLGRKQPGDPVNLEVDVIAKYVERLLGSQGTAGTPGAGR comes from the coding sequence GTGTTCACCGGAATCGTCGAAGAGCTGGGTGAGGTCACCGCCGTCGAGAACCTCGGCGACTCCTCCCGCTTCCGTCTGCGCGGCGCCGTCGTCACCCAGGGGGCGAAGCACGGCGACTCCATCGCCGTCAACGGCGTCTGTCTCACGGTCGTCGAGCACGAGGACGACTGGTTCACCGCCGACGTCATGGCGGAGACCCTCGAACGCTCCAGCCTCGGCGCCCTCGCCGTCGGCTCCCGAGTCAACCTCGAACGCCCCATGGCCGTCGGTGAGCGCCTCGGTGGACACATCGTGCAGGGCCACGTCGACGGAACCGGCCAGGTCATCGAGCGCAAGCCGTCCGAGAACTGGGAGATCGTCAAGATCTCGCTCCCGGCGGACCTCACCCGGTACGTCGTCGAGAAGGGCTCCATCACCGTCGACGGCATCAGCCTCACCGTCGTCGACGCCGGCCCCGATTACTTCACGGTCAGCCTCATCCCGACCACCCTCGACCTGACCACACTCGGCCGCAAGCAGCCCGGCGACCCGGTGAACCTTGAGGTCGACGTCATCGCCAAGTACGTCGAGCGCCTGTTGGGCAGCCAGGGGACGGCGGGCACCCCGGGAGCGGGACGGTGA
- a CDS encoding carbon-nitrogen hydrolase family protein, with the protein MRTALLQSSGLPGSVVGNLKVLDEAAGRAADAGAGLVVTPEMFLTGYAIGDDIARLAEAADGDSADAVAEIAGRHGVAIVYGYPERAGEAVFNSAQLVSAEGVRLANYRKTHLFGCFERDHFAPGERSVVQADLGGLRVGLLICYDVEFPENVRAHALAGTDLLVVPTAQMHPFQFVAESMIPVRAFENQMYVAYVNRVGREGEFEFVGLSTLAGPDGVARTRAGRAEDLVLAEVDPAFVAASREANPYLQDRRPGLYGSLV; encoded by the coding sequence ATGCGTACCGCCCTGCTCCAGAGCTCCGGTCTGCCCGGCTCGGTCGTCGGGAACCTGAAGGTGCTCGACGAGGCCGCGGGGCGGGCCGCCGACGCCGGGGCGGGGCTGGTGGTGACGCCGGAGATGTTCCTGACGGGGTACGCGATCGGCGACGACATCGCGCGGCTCGCCGAGGCGGCCGACGGCGACTCGGCCGACGCGGTCGCCGAGATCGCGGGACGCCACGGCGTCGCGATCGTCTACGGGTACCCGGAGCGCGCCGGTGAGGCCGTCTTCAACTCGGCGCAGCTCGTCTCCGCCGAGGGCGTCCGACTGGCGAACTACCGCAAGACGCATCTCTTCGGCTGCTTCGAGCGCGACCACTTCGCACCCGGCGAGCGCAGCGTCGTCCAGGCCGACCTGGGCGGGCTCCGCGTCGGACTCCTGATCTGCTACGACGTGGAGTTCCCGGAGAACGTCCGCGCACACGCGCTCGCCGGCACCGATCTGCTGGTGGTGCCGACGGCCCAGATGCATCCCTTCCAGTTCGTCGCCGAGTCGATGATCCCGGTGCGGGCCTTCGAGAACCAGATGTACGTCGCCTACGTCAACCGGGTCGGCCGCGAGGGGGAGTTCGAGTTCGTCGGGCTCTCCACACTGGCCGGGCCGGACGGGGTCGCGCGCACCCGCGCCGGACGCGCGGAGGACCTCGTCCTCGCCGAGGTCGACCCCGCGTTCGTCGCGGCCTCCCGCGAGGCGAACCCGTATCTCCAGGACCGTCGCCCCGGTCTCTACGGCTCCCTCGTCTGA
- a CDS encoding DUF5995 family protein encodes MAQWEHFTNSGDSTGTAVAVGAVDTVVRRMRALDAVLPERDGIAVFNGVYLAVTEAIGRRLDTGHFPDAEAAITLDVLFAERYLSVAEGGRAPACWRPLLQFRRHPGVRPLQFALCGINAHIGHDLALAVVDSCRTLGCGPADLEDEFEQVGDVLVALEERIREELMPGPDLLQIADPLTHLLGAWSLERAREASWSAARALWALRGLPDLAEEFAHRLDAAVGLAGRMLLTPLPERADWPRTRS; translated from the coding sequence ATGGCGCAGTGGGAACATTTCACCAATTCCGGGGACTCGACGGGCACGGCGGTCGCGGTCGGCGCGGTGGACACCGTCGTCCGCCGTATGCGTGCACTGGACGCGGTCCTTCCCGAGCGGGACGGAATCGCGGTCTTCAACGGGGTCTACCTCGCCGTCACGGAGGCCATCGGCCGGCGCCTGGACACCGGTCACTTCCCGGACGCCGAGGCCGCGATCACTCTGGACGTGCTCTTCGCCGAGCGGTATCTGAGCGTCGCCGAGGGCGGCCGCGCACCCGCGTGCTGGCGGCCGCTGCTGCAGTTCCGGCGTCATCCCGGGGTACGCCCGCTGCAGTTCGCCCTCTGCGGCATCAACGCGCACATCGGGCACGATCTCGCGCTGGCCGTCGTGGACAGCTGTCGTACGCTCGGCTGCGGACCAGCCGATCTGGAGGACGAGTTCGAGCAGGTGGGCGATGTCCTCGTCGCGTTGGAGGAACGTATCCGCGAGGAGCTGATGCCGGGTCCCGATCTGCTTCAGATCGCTGATCCGCTCACCCATCTGCTCGGCGCGTGGAGCCTGGAACGCGCCCGTGAGGCCAGCTGGTCGGCCGCCCGCGCGCTGTGGGCGCTGCGCGGACTCCCGGATCTCGCCGAGGAGTTCGCCCACCGGCTGGACGCGGCGGTGGGCCTGGCGGGCCGCATGCTGCTGACCCCGCTGCCCGAGCGAGCCGACTGGCCCCGAACCCGCTCCTAG
- a CDS encoding bifunctional 3,4-dihydroxy-2-butanone-4-phosphate synthase/GTP cyclohydrolase II, protein MSTAPILYSTDDIEDFRLDPVEQAIADIAAGRPVVVVDDEDRENEGDLVIAAEKATPQIIAFMMSECRGMICAPMEGDELDRLELPQMVQQNTESMRTAFTVTVDAGPRHGVTTGISASDRATTLQLLASGTAEPGDFVRPGHIFPLRARSGGVLVRDGHTEAAVDLARLAGLRPAGAIVEIAGEDGRMLRLPDLIPFARKHGLTIISIEDLIAYRRGSEPTVRREAKTQLPTAFGDFTAYGYRSTVDGVEHVALVHGEIGDGEDVLVRVHSECLTGDIFHSLRCDCGPQLQTSLQRIATEGRGVVVYLRGHEGRGIGLLSKLRAYELQELGRDTLDANLELGLPADARDYGAGAQILQDLGVRSLRLMTNNPEKTDALVRHGLAVTDREPMPVRAGEHNLRYLRTKRDRMGHDLPWLDTATTSTCGNQ, encoded by the coding sequence ATGAGCACGGCGCCGATCCTCTACAGCACCGACGACATCGAGGACTTCCGGCTCGACCCCGTCGAGCAGGCCATCGCCGACATCGCGGCGGGCCGTCCCGTCGTCGTCGTCGACGACGAGGACCGCGAGAACGAGGGCGACCTCGTCATCGCCGCCGAGAAGGCCACCCCCCAGATCATCGCCTTCATGATGAGCGAGTGCCGGGGCATGATCTGCGCCCCCATGGAGGGCGACGAGCTGGACCGGCTCGAACTGCCGCAGATGGTGCAGCAGAACACCGAGTCCATGCGCACCGCCTTCACCGTCACCGTCGACGCGGGCCCCCGGCACGGCGTCACCACCGGCATCTCCGCCTCCGACCGCGCCACCACCCTGCAACTCCTGGCGAGCGGCACCGCCGAGCCCGGCGACTTCGTCCGCCCCGGCCACATCTTCCCGCTGCGCGCCCGCTCCGGCGGGGTGCTCGTGCGCGACGGCCACACCGAGGCCGCCGTCGACCTCGCCCGCCTCGCGGGTCTGCGCCCGGCCGGCGCGATCGTCGAGATCGCCGGCGAGGACGGCCGCATGCTGCGCCTGCCCGATCTGATCCCGTTCGCCCGCAAGCATGGCCTGACGATCATCTCCATCGAGGACCTCATCGCCTACCGGCGCGGCTCCGAGCCCACCGTCAGGCGCGAGGCGAAGACCCAACTCCCCACTGCCTTCGGTGACTTCACGGCCTACGGCTACCGCTCCACCGTCGACGGCGTCGAGCACGTCGCCCTCGTCCACGGCGAGATCGGCGACGGCGAGGACGTCCTCGTCCGGGTCCACTCCGAATGCCTCACCGGCGACATCTTCCACTCGCTGCGCTGCGACTGCGGCCCTCAGCTGCAGACCTCGCTCCAGCGCATCGCCACCGAGGGCCGCGGCGTCGTCGTCTACCTGCGCGGCCACGAGGGGCGCGGCATCGGACTGCTCTCCAAGCTGCGCGCGTACGAACTCCAGGAGCTCGGCCGTGACACCCTCGACGCCAACCTGGAGCTGGGCCTGCCCGCCGACGCCCGGGACTACGGCGCCGGTGCCCAGATCCTCCAGGACCTCGGCGTCCGCAGCCTGCGCCTCATGACGAACAACCCCGAGAAGACCGACGCCCTCGTCCGGCACGGCCTCGCCGTCACCGACCGCGAGCCGATGCCCGTCCGCGCGGGCGAGCACAACCTGCGCTACCTGCGCACCAAGCGGGACCGGATGGGCCATGACCTGCCCTGGCTGGACACGGCCACCACGTCCACCTGCGGCAACCAGTAA
- a CDS encoding nicotinamide mononucleotide transporter family protein, giving the protein MNSLNSVAFTAFGQQILWSDMIGNVLGLIALALGAIRSLWNWPVQFLSGLVLFSLFVGDLTGSAGKQVIVMAVAAYGWWQWNRTKGRSADGAITPRFATWSERGYLIAGAVLGTLAVGGLFTAFPTLSWDPWPDAYIFTGTIVAMYAQARGMVEFWFAWLLVDLVGVPLNFANGYAFSGFVYIIYGALVLWGMRDWWLRSRKPALEGAPA; this is encoded by the coding sequence GTGAACTCCCTGAACAGCGTCGCCTTCACCGCCTTCGGCCAGCAGATCCTCTGGTCGGACATGATCGGCAACGTCCTCGGACTGATCGCCCTCGCCCTCGGCGCGATCCGCTCCCTGTGGAACTGGCCCGTGCAGTTCCTCTCCGGCCTGGTCCTCTTCAGCCTCTTCGTCGGCGACCTCACCGGCAGCGCCGGCAAGCAGGTCATCGTCATGGCCGTCGCCGCGTACGGCTGGTGGCAGTGGAACCGCACCAAGGGACGGTCGGCGGACGGCGCCATCACCCCCCGCTTCGCCACCTGGAGCGAGCGCGGCTACCTGATCGCCGGCGCCGTGCTCGGCACCCTCGCCGTCGGCGGCCTGTTCACCGCCTTCCCGACCCTGTCCTGGGACCCCTGGCCGGACGCCTACATCTTCACCGGCACCATCGTCGCCATGTACGCCCAGGCACGCGGCATGGTCGAGTTCTGGTTCGCCTGGCTGCTCGTCGACCTCGTCGGCGTTCCCCTCAACTTCGCCAACGGATACGCGTTCTCCGGATTCGTCTACATCATCTACGGCGCGCTCGTCCTGTGGGGCATGCGCGACTGGTGGCTGCGCTCCCGCAAGCCCGCCCTGGAAGGAGCCCCCGCATGA
- a CDS encoding helix-turn-helix domain-containing protein, with product MTTTGVRSASMIRRARVLLALDTSAGEVAPRAVIAERVGVSCDSVRLISKRYAETGGDVWATVGRKERALPPVPSPVTGEVEARLIALACSTPPEGHARWSLRLLEKHVALAEDIPDLDHSTIGRVLKKRNCALT from the coding sequence GTGACGACGACGGGGGTCCGCAGCGCGTCGATGATCAGGCGGGCGCGGGTGCTGCTCGCGTTGGACACCTCGGCCGGCGAGGTCGCTCCGCGGGCGGTGATCGCGGAGCGGGTCGGGGTCTCGTGCGATTCGGTCCGCCTGATCTCGAAGCGGTATGCGGAGACCGGCGGCGATGTGTGGGCCACGGTCGGCCGGAAGGAACGCGCACTGCCGCCGGTGCCCTCCCCGGTGACCGGCGAGGTCGAGGCAAGACTGATTGCGCTGGCCTGCTCGACGCCGCCCGAAGGACACGCCCGCTGGTCGCTGCGCCTGCTGGAGAAGCACGTCGCGCTGGCCGAGGACATCCCGGATCTGGACCACTCCACGATCGGGCGGGTCTTAAAAAAACGGAACTGCGCCCTCACGTGA
- a CDS encoding glycoside hydrolase family 6 protein encodes MTAAAAIVAVVGTVTAMVAATGGERGDEDRPPTSRSGGHPSGLSAPSALSGPTGPASPGPTSPRHTSTSPSPSHSRGPSVKAGTAPSAERTERRAAPGTGPGELYRHPDSQVLDWVRDHPDDPRGAAIETGIADRPAAVWFTAPTPATITSQVAAVASGGAARDQVPVLVAYAIPDRDCGGASQGGAPNLDAYDTWIDAFAAGLGSDDVIVILEPDAIAQSDCLSADARADRFSSLARAGRVVKAANPSARVYYDAGHSEWNTPVEQAALLRQAGAAAPDGSDGVFSNVSNFNRTQAEVAYTRRVLDALGAPADLGAVIDTSRNGNGAPADGAWCDPAGRALGRPPTLTTGEPRVDAYLWVKLPGESDGCRGRAGAFSPGYAYELARG; translated from the coding sequence ATGACGGCCGCCGCGGCGATCGTGGCCGTCGTCGGAACGGTCACCGCGATGGTGGCGGCGACGGGCGGCGAGAGGGGCGACGAGGACCGACCGCCGACGAGCCGCTCAGGGGGCCACCCGTCCGGTCTCTCCGCCCCCTCCGCGCTTTCCGGCCCGACCGGACCGGCTTCTCCCGGCCCCACCTCCCCACGACACACCTCGACCTCGCCGTCGCCCTCGCACTCGCGCGGGCCCTCGGTGAAGGCCGGCACGGCGCCCTCGGCGGAGCGGACCGAACGGCGGGCCGCACCCGGGACCGGCCCCGGCGAGCTCTACCGCCACCCCGACTCGCAGGTCCTCGACTGGGTCCGTGACCACCCCGACGACCCGCGCGGCGCCGCCATCGAGACGGGCATCGCCGATCGCCCCGCCGCCGTCTGGTTCACCGCCCCCACCCCCGCCACGATCACCTCACAGGTCGCGGCGGTCGCCTCCGGGGGCGCCGCGCGGGACCAGGTGCCGGTCCTCGTGGCCTATGCGATCCCCGACCGGGACTGCGGCGGTGCCTCGCAGGGCGGGGCGCCGAACCTGGACGCGTACGACACCTGGATCGACGCGTTCGCCGCCGGGCTCGGCTCGGACGACGTCATCGTGATCCTGGAGCCGGACGCGATCGCCCAGTCCGACTGTCTCTCCGCCGACGCCCGCGCCGACCGCTTCTCCTCACTCGCCCGCGCGGGCCGGGTCGTCAAGGCGGCCAACCCGAGCGCCCGCGTCTACTACGACGCCGGGCACTCGGAATGGAACACCCCGGTCGAGCAGGCCGCACTCCTGCGGCAGGCGGGCGCCGCCGCTCCCGACGGCTCCGACGGCGTCTTCAGCAACGTGTCGAACTTCAACCGCACGCAAGCCGAGGTCGCCTACACCCGCCGAGTCCTCGACGCCCTCGGCGCTCCCGCCGACCTCGGCGCCGTCATCGACACCAGCCGCAACGGCAACGGCGCCCCGGCCGACGGCGCCTGGTGCGACCCCGCGGGCCGCGCCCTCGGCCGCCCACCCACCCTCACCACCGGCGAACCCCGCGTCGACGCCTATCTGTGGGTGAAACTCCCGGGCGAGTCCGACGGCTGCCGGGGGAGGGCCGGAGCGTTCTCGCCGGGGTACGCGTACGAGCTGGCGCGCGGGTGA
- a CDS encoding IS630 family transposase encodes MKKCWTIPPAANAAFAAAMEDVLAVYHRPFDPARPVVCMDEKPYQLLGHVRDPLPARPGRDRREDNEYVRSGTCSIFCWVEPLRGWRRVDAQSRRTRVDWAHQVEHLLTVDYPDAATVVLVMDNLNTHTTASLYEAFDPAKAFALAQRLEIHHTPKHGSWLNIAEIELSALTRQCLDRRIDDLTVLNTELAAWQQHTNSNQRQVDWHFTTDDARVKLRHLYPTTRRN; translated from the coding sequence GTGAAGAAGTGCTGGACCATCCCGCCGGCCGCGAACGCGGCCTTCGCCGCGGCGATGGAGGACGTCCTGGCGGTCTATCACCGGCCCTTCGACCCGGCGCGCCCGGTGGTGTGCATGGACGAGAAGCCGTACCAGCTGCTCGGCCACGTCCGTGATCCGCTCCCCGCGCGGCCGGGCCGTGACCGGCGCGAGGACAACGAGTACGTCCGCTCGGGGACCTGCTCGATCTTCTGCTGGGTCGAGCCGCTGCGCGGATGGCGGCGCGTGGACGCGCAGTCCCGCCGGACCAGGGTCGACTGGGCGCACCAGGTCGAGCACCTGCTGACCGTGGACTATCCCGACGCCGCCACGGTCGTGCTGGTGATGGACAACCTCAACACCCACACCACCGCCTCGCTCTACGAGGCGTTCGACCCGGCAAAGGCCTTCGCGCTGGCCCAGCGCCTGGAGATCCACCACACCCCCAAACACGGGTCCTGGCTCAACATCGCCGAGATCGAGCTCTCCGCGCTCACCCGTCAGTGCCTGGACCGCCGCATCGACGACCTCACCGTGCTCAACACCGAACTCGCCGCCTGGCAGCAGCACACCAACAGCAACCAGCGCCAAGTCGACTGGCACTTCACCACCGACGACGCACGCGTGAAACTGCGCCACCTCTACCCAACCACACGACGAAATTAA
- a CDS encoding NAD(P)/FAD-dependent oxidoreductase, translating to MTSTVPNAVEHADEQQPPITMFGPDFPYAYDDFLAHPAGLGQIPATEHGAEVAVIGGGLSGIVAAYELMKMGLKPVVYEADRIGGRLRTVGFDGCDPSLTAEMGAMRFPPSSTALQHYIDLAGLETRPFPNPLAEATPSTVVDLKGESHYAETIDDLPQVYRDVAAAWKACLEEGADFSDMNRALRERDVPRIREIWAKLVERLDNQTFYGFLCDSEAFKSFRHREIFGQVGFGTGGWDTDFPNSILEILRVVYTEADDHHRGIVGGSQQLPLRLWEREPEKIVHWPFGTSLRSLHAEGEPRPAVTRLQRTAGNRITVTDANGDIRTYRAAIFTAQSWMLLSKIACDDSLFPIDHWTAIERTHYMESSKLFVPVDRPFWLDKAVDDRGNPTGRDVMSMTLTDRMTRGTYLLDDGPDKPAVICLSYTWCDDSLKWLPLSANERMEVMLKSLGEIYPNVDVRSHVIGNPVTVSWENEPYFMGAFKANLPGHYRYQRRLFTHFMQDRLPDDKRGIFLAGDDISWTAGWAEGAIQTALNAVWGVMHHFGGTTDATNPGPGDLYDTIAPVELPED from the coding sequence ATGACGTCCACCGTGCCCAACGCCGTCGAGCACGCAGACGAGCAGCAGCCGCCGATCACCATGTTCGGCCCGGACTTCCCGTACGCGTACGACGACTTCCTGGCCCACCCGGCCGGTCTGGGCCAGATACCGGCCACCGAGCACGGGGCCGAGGTCGCGGTCATCGGCGGCGGGCTGTCCGGCATCGTGGCGGCGTACGAGCTGATGAAGATGGGGCTCAAGCCGGTCGTGTACGAGGCCGACCGGATCGGCGGGCGTCTGCGGACGGTCGGTTTCGACGGGTGCGATCCGTCGCTCACCGCCGAGATGGGGGCCATGCGCTTCCCGCCGTCCTCCACGGCGCTCCAGCACTACATCGACCTGGCGGGTCTGGAGACCCGGCCGTTCCCCAACCCCCTCGCGGAGGCCACGCCGTCGACCGTCGTCGACCTCAAGGGCGAGTCCCACTACGCCGAGACCATCGACGATCTGCCGCAGGTGTACCGGGACGTGGCCGCCGCCTGGAAGGCCTGCCTGGAAGAGGGCGCCGACTTCTCCGACATGAACCGGGCGCTGCGTGAGCGGGACGTGCCGCGCATCCGGGAGATCTGGGCGAAGCTCGTCGAGCGGCTCGACAACCAGACCTTCTACGGCTTCCTCTGCGACTCCGAGGCGTTCAAGTCCTTCCGGCACCGCGAGATCTTCGGCCAGGTCGGCTTCGGCACCGGCGGCTGGGACACCGACTTCCCCAACTCCATCCTGGAGATCCTGCGCGTCGTCTACACCGAGGCCGACGACCACCACCGCGGCATCGTGGGCGGCAGCCAGCAGCTCCCGCTGCGGCTCTGGGAGCGTGAGCCCGAGAAGATCGTGCACTGGCCGTTCGGGACGTCCTTGCGGTCCCTGCACGCCGAGGGGGAGCCGCGGCCCGCCGTCACCCGGCTGCAGCGGACCGCCGGCAACCGGATCACGGTGACGGACGCGAACGGTGACATCCGTACGTACCGGGCGGCGATCTTCACCGCCCAGTCCTGGATGCTGCTGTCGAAGATCGCCTGTGACGACTCGCTCTTCCCGATCGACCACTGGACGGCCATCGAGCGGACCCACTACATGGAGTCCAGCAAGCTCTTCGTGCCCGTGGACCGGCCGTTCTGGCTCGACAAGGCCGTCGACGACAGGGGAAATCCGACCGGGCGGGACGTGATGTCGATGACGCTCACCGACCGGATGACGCGCGGGACCTACCTCCTCGACGACGGCCCCGACAAGCCCGCCGTCATCTGCCTCTCCTACACCTGGTGCGACGACAGCCTCAAGTGGCTGCCACTGTCGGCGAACGAGCGGATGGAGGTCATGCTGAAATCGCTCGGCGAGATCTACCCGAACGTCGACGTCCGCAGCCACGTCATCGGCAACCCGGTGACCGTCTCCTGGGAGAACGAGCCCTACTTCATGGGCGCGTTCAAGGCGAACCTGCCCGGCCACTACCGCTACCAGCGGCGCCTGTTCACCCACTTCATGCAGGACCGGCTGCCCGACGACAAGCGGGGCATCTTCCTCGCCGGCGACGACATCTCCTGGACGGCCGGCTGGGCGGAGGGCGCGATCCAGACCGCGCTCAACGCGGTCTGGGGTGTCATGCACCACTTCGGCGGCACCACGGACGCGACCAACCCCGGCCCGGGAGACCTCTACGACACGATCGCTCCCGTCGAACTCCCCGAGGACTAG
- a CDS encoding MFS transporter codes for MSAVIYERREVRRARYAVAAVFAVHGAVTGSFATRVPWIQDHAGVSAGQLGLALAFPAIGASLAMPLAGRISHRFGARTALRGLLSLWTLALVLPSLAPNLWTLCLALFVYGASAGTADVAMNALGVDVENRLGKSIMSGLHGMWSAGALVGSAAGTLAAHLGSDARLHHALAAASLTAFGLIACQWVLDLRPTEDEEPPPRFALPPKSALLIGAVGFCAVFAEGAALDWSAVYLRNQLETSAGLAAACTTGFMLTMAVARLAGDAVVNRFGSVRTVRAGGVLAALGGVLIVVADAPAVAMTGFALMGLGIAVVVPLCFAAAGRSGSNPSLAIAGVATITYTSGLVAPSAIGGLAQLTSLVVSFGLVTVLACGLVVFAGVLRTSDRDRPQVPRPNVALPDLKP; via the coding sequence ATGAGCGCGGTGATCTACGAGCGGCGCGAGGTGAGGCGGGCGCGGTACGCCGTGGCGGCCGTGTTCGCGGTGCACGGCGCCGTCACCGGCTCGTTCGCGACCCGCGTGCCGTGGATCCAGGACCATGCGGGTGTCAGCGCGGGCCAGCTGGGTCTCGCACTCGCCTTCCCCGCGATCGGCGCCTCCCTGGCCATGCCGCTTGCGGGACGCATCAGCCACCGGTTCGGCGCCCGGACGGCGTTGCGCGGACTGCTCTCGCTGTGGACGCTCGCCCTGGTGCTGCCCTCCCTCGCGCCGAACCTCTGGACCCTCTGTCTCGCGCTGTTCGTTTACGGCGCGTCGGCGGGCACGGCGGATGTCGCCATGAACGCGCTCGGTGTCGACGTGGAGAACCGCCTCGGGAAGTCGATCATGTCGGGGCTGCACGGCATGTGGAGCGCGGGCGCCCTCGTCGGCTCGGCGGCCGGCACGCTCGCCGCGCACCTCGGGTCGGACGCCCGGCTGCACCACGCGCTCGCCGCGGCCTCGCTCACCGCGTTCGGGCTGATCGCCTGCCAGTGGGTCCTGGATCTGCGGCCCACCGAGGACGAGGAGCCGCCGCCCCGGTTCGCGCTGCCGCCGAAGTCGGCGCTGCTCATCGGCGCGGTCGGGTTCTGCGCGGTGTTCGCGGAGGGGGCGGCCCTGGACTGGTCGGCGGTCTACCTGCGGAACCAGTTGGAGACCTCGGCCGGGCTCGCGGCGGCGTGCACCACCGGGTTCATGCTGACCATGGCGGTGGCCCGGCTGGCGGGCGACGCGGTGGTCAACCGCTTCGGCTCGGTCCGTACCGTCCGGGCCGGCGGCGTGCTGGCCGCACTCGGCGGGGTCCTCATCGTCGTCGCGGACGCACCGGCGGTGGCGATGACCGGGTTCGCCCTGATGGGCCTCGGCATCGCGGTCGTCGTGCCGCTCTGCTTCGCCGCCGCGGGCCGCAGCGGGTCGAACCCCAGTCTGGCCATCGCGGGGGTCGCCACCATCACCTACACCTCGGGGCTCGTCGCGCCGAGCGCGATCGGCGGCCTGGCGCAGCTGACCAGCCTGGTCGTCTCGTTCGGCCTGGTGACCGTGCTGGCGTGCGGCCTGGTCGTCTTCGCGGGCGTGCTGCGCACCAGCGATCGCGACCGCCCGCAGGTGCCCCGGCCGAACGTGGCGCTGCCCGACCTGAAGCCCTGA
- a CDS encoding ROK family transcriptional regulator, with protein sequence MPASPSTARAINDRLALRLLQQEGPLTAGRLKQLTGLSRPTVADLVERLTAAGLIEVVGESGEQRRGPNARVHGIVADRAHLAALDVRTEGVSVVVADLIGTELTRASVPIADDTGTGPAVEQAVTLVERAAKEAGADRLHTVVIGAPGLIDPATGELRDSSGLPAWHRRLVAALGERLPARVLVENETNLAALAEQRDGAARDRDTFVLLWLGLGTGAAVVLDGHLRRGASGGTGEIGFLPVPGTATVPSAVDCEGGFHSLGGAAAVTALAAAHGLTAEAAPHEPYAATLVRSAATTLATNDAAPASAPAPHAAFLDALSDRVAIGAASVVAVLDPGCVVLGGEVGQAGGEELAVRVGERLAAMSPLPTEVRAGGLGGTAVLRGALLMAREAAQDDLFGAPAR encoded by the coding sequence ATGCCCGCATCACCCAGCACCGCCCGAGCCATCAACGACCGGCTCGCCCTGCGGCTGCTGCAGCAGGAAGGGCCGCTGACGGCAGGGCGGTTGAAGCAGCTCACGGGGCTGTCCCGGCCCACCGTGGCCGACCTCGTGGAGCGCCTCACGGCCGCCGGGCTGATCGAGGTCGTGGGGGAGTCCGGGGAGCAGCGGCGCGGGCCCAACGCCCGCGTCCACGGCATCGTCGCCGACCGCGCGCACCTCGCCGCCCTCGATGTGCGCACCGAGGGCGTCTCGGTCGTCGTGGCCGACCTGATCGGCACGGAGCTGACGCGGGCGTCCGTCCCGATCGCGGACGACACCGGCACCGGGCCCGCGGTGGAGCAGGCGGTCACCCTGGTGGAGCGCGCGGCCAAGGAAGCGGGCGCCGACCGGCTGCACACGGTGGTGATCGGCGCCCCCGGCCTGATCGACCCGGCCACCGGAGAACTCCGTGACTCCAGCGGCCTGCCGGCATGGCACCGCCGCCTGGTCGCCGCCCTCGGCGAACGGCTCCCCGCGCGCGTGCTCGTCGAGAACGAGACCAACCTCGCCGCGCTCGCCGAACAGCGCGACGGCGCCGCCCGCGACCGCGACACCTTCGTCCTCCTCTGGCTGGGCCTCGGCACCGGAGCGGCCGTGGTCCTCGACGGCCACCTCCGGCGCGGTGCCTCCGGCGGCACCGGGGAGATCGGCTTCCTCCCGGTCCCGGGCACGGCCACGGTCCCCTCGGCCGTCGACTGCGAGGGCGGCTTCCACTCCCTCGGCGGCGCGGCGGCGGTGACGGCGCTGGCCGCCGCACACGGCCTCACGGCCGAGGCCGCGCCGCACGAGCCGTACGCGGCGACGCTGGTGCGGTCGGCGGCGACCACCCTCGCCACGAACGACGCGGCGCCCGCGTCGGCGCCCGCGCCCCACGCCGCCTTCCTCGACGCCCTCTCCGACCGCGTGGCCATCGGCGCCGCCTCGGTCGTCGCCGTGCTCGACCCCGGGTGTGTGGTGCTCGGGGGTGAGGTCGGGCAGGCCGGTGGGGAGGAGCTCGCCGTCAGGGTGGGGGAGCGGCTGGCGGCCATGTCGCCGCTGCCGACGGAGGTGCGGGCCGGCGGCCTCGGCGGGACCGCGGTCCTGCGCGGCGCGTTGCTCATGGCCCGGGAGGCGGCCCAGGACGACCTGTTCGGAGCGCCCGCGCGGTAG